From a single Brassica napus cultivar Da-Ae chromosome C9, Da-Ae, whole genome shotgun sequence genomic region:
- the LOC106400182 gene encoding gamma conglutin 1-like: protein MSGLTRLIVFISMFASITLMSEAQYLLPIMKHEPSKQYYTAFDIGSAEKSYATLVLDLETNLTWLNCRELKSLSSLRLITCKSSTCKSIPGNGCDGKICHRPCLYRQPNPLGKPVTGRVVQDKATFSTTDGGRQLSEVSLPRFTFSCATQGLSLPIAGVLGLSPAGEFPFWRQVTRAFNVIPKFALCLPSSVFDVGHFYVGGVNGYIIPPFNGSSNPIPMTLTPLKNIESGKYIISPTSIYVDGVPLSLNPSLLEGGAKISTVVPYTVLQTDIYNALASAFTLQAKLTGMSEVPGMAEFPGVTPFKTCFEEGGSRRNVEEFMNVPVIEIGLPGRAGEVKWRFHGANTVVRVLETVICLAFADGGKKPTEPMVIGTHQLQDYMIEFDLSTKRMAFSDSLLSHKTSCSAWPSRRQNHSHMML from the exons ATGAGTGGCCTTACGCGGCTCATCGTTTTTATCTCCATGTTTGCCTCCATTACTCTGATGTCAGAAGCCCAATACCTTCTTCCGATCATGAAACACGAACCCTCCAAACAATACTACACAGCTTTCGACATCGGATCCGCCGAGAAGTCTTACGCTACCCTCGTCCTCGATCTCGAAACCAACCTAACGTGGCTCAACTGCCGCGAACTCAAATCTTTATCATCACTCCGCCTCATCACTTGCAAGAGCTCCACCTGCAAGTCCATCCCCGGCAACGGCTGCGACGGAAAAATCTGTCACCGGCCGTGTCTTTACCGTCAACCAAACCCTCTCGGCAAACCCGTCACCGGCCGTGTCGTTCAAGACAAAGCTACCTTCTCCACTACAGACGGCGGAAGACAACTTTCCGAAGTCTCTCTCCCCCGCTTCACATTCTCCTGCGCCACACAAGGCCTCTCCCTTCCGATCGCCGGAGTTCTCGGTCTTTCCCCGGCCGGAGAGTTTCCGTTCTGGAGACAGGTGACGAGAGCGTTTAACGTCATCCCCAAGTTCGCTCTCTGCTTGCCTTCTTCCGTCTTCGACGTCGGTCATTTCTATGTCGGTGGCGTTAACGGCTATATTATCCCGCCGTTCAATGGTAGCAGTAATCCCATCCCGATGACTCTGACGCCGTTGAAAAACATTGAGTCGGGAAAATATATAATCTCCCCCACGTCAATCTACGTCGACGGAGTACCTTTATCGTTGAACCCAAGTTTGCTTGAAGGCGGAGCAAAGATCAGCACGGTGGTTCCATATACCGTTCTACAAACCGATATCTACAATGCTCTTGCTAGTGCGTTTACGCTTCAAGCAaag TTAACAGGAATGTCTGAGGTCCCAGGAATGGCTGAGTTCCCAGGAGTTACACCATTTAAAACCTGCTTCGAAGAAGGCGGTTCCAGGAGGAACGTAGAGGAGTTCATGAACGTGCCGGTGATAGAGATTGGTCTGCCAGGGAGGGCAGGGGAGGTGAAGTGGAGGTTTCACGGTGCGAATACGGTGGTGAGAGTGTTGGAGACGGTGATTTGTTTGGCATTCGCCGACGGAGGAAAGAAACCTACTGAGCCGATGGTCATTGGGACGCATCAGCTTCAAGATTATATGATCGAATTCGATTTGAGCACCAAGCGTATGGCTTTTAGTGACTCTCTCTTGAGCCATAAGACTAGCTGTTCCGCGTGGCCTTCCCGGAGACAGAATCATTCACACATGATGTTATAA
- the LOC106399626 gene encoding probable aspartic proteinase GIP2: MAFSKSMLNNKMDRVHLLLLLLFVSAAVATWPNKPHALIQTVIKDPITNLYFTSIDIGTNITVSVSFVIDLSQPYTWLDCFSGYSSSSYTPIDFDSPKCNLHKLTRPLNVPTPDWCVCSGAGEKVKPGCSDHPCGIKPYNPVDNTSRAGSLSEDVMFFYSTPDGLSFGSRFQSPPVTFACVGRRSFEGFPSEAQGLLSLSRNALSLPSQLSSKFALCLPSKTEDSGFGDLFIGGGPYFLPPYHDDASRLFTTVSLITDKASDEYFFEVKSIEIDGKVVPLENSILSKLSTVTPFTVLHRSIFERFVKEFKAKAKAKKMVEAETVVAPFEVCYRVKKGFKMEDVPVIDLTVGSGGGRWRIYGWNSMVVVKEKGAMCLAFVEGGEMMVIGGFQMEDNLVEIDLQLSKLCFTSSLRRHNTSCSRFRPVATDWCLKDNNSCGSVICC, encoded by the exons ATGGCATTCTCAAAGTCAATGCTTAACAACAAAATGGACCGTGTacatcttctcctcctcctcctcttcgtcTCCGCCGCCGTCGCAACATGGCCAAATAAACCTCATGCATTAATCCAAACGGTGATCAAAGACCCAATCACCAATCTGTACTTCACCTCCATCGACATAGGAACCAACATCACCGTCTCCGTCAGCTTCGTCATCGACCTATCTCAACCTTACACCTGGTTAGACTGCTTCTCCGGCTACTCTTCCTCTTCTTATACTCCGATAGATTTTGACTCCCCCAAATGCAATCTCCACAAGCTCACACGCCCTCTCAATGTACCCACACCAG ATTGGTGTGTCTGCTCCGGCGCCGGAGAAAAAGTCAAACCAGGATGCTCCGACCATCCTTGTGGGATAAAACCGTACAACCCCGTGGATAACACGTCACGTGCTGGATCCTTAAGTGAGGATGTAATGTTCTTCTACTCTACACCTGACGGCTTAAGCTTCGGATCTAGATTCCAGTCTCCGCCGGTGACATTCGCCTGCGTCGGCCGGAGAAGCTTCGAGGGGTTTCCTTCGGAAGCTCAGGGGTTGCTTAGTCTGTCAAGAAACGCACTTTCTCTCCCGTCGCAGCTCTCTTCCAAATTCGCGCTCTGTTTGCCTTCTAAAACAGAGGACTCTGGTTTTGGAGATCTTTTCATCGGCGGTGGTCCGTACTTCCTCCCGCCGTACCACGACGACGCTTCTCGTCTCTTCACCACCGTATCTCTAATCACTGACAAAGCCTCAGATGAATACTTCTTCGAAGTCAAATCAATCGAAATCGATGGAAAGGTGGTTCCTTTAGAGAATTCGATACTCTCTAAGCTCAGCACCGTGACTCCTTTCACCGTTCTGCATCGTTCGATTTTCGAACGTTTTGTTAAAGAGTTCAAGGCAAAGGCCAAGGCGAAGAAGATGGTCGAAGCAGAGACTGTGGTGGCTCCTTTCGAGGTATGTTATAGAGTGAAGAAGGGGTTTAAAATGGAAGATGTTCCAGTGATTGATCTAACGGTGGGGAGCGGTGGCGGGAGATGGAGGATCTACGGCTGGAATTCAATGGTGGTTGTGAAGGAGAAAGGTGCGATGTGTTTGGCGTTTGTGGAAGGAGGAGAGATGATGGTGATTGGAGGGTTTCAGATGGAGGATAACTTGGTGGAGATTGATCTTCAGTTATCGAAGCTTTGTTTCACTTCTTCTCTTCGTCGACACAACACTTCTTGTTCTCGTTTTAGACCAGTTGCAACAGATTGGTGTCTTAAAGACAACAATTCGTGTGGATCGGTCATATGTTGTTAA